Sequence from the Candidatus Eisenbacteria bacterium genome:
TCAGCGGCGGCGTATTCCGCGCGGTGGTGCGCCTTTCCGCGCACGGCAGCCGCGACGTGGAGATCGCCGCCCGGACGGGCGGGCTGGTGGCGCGCGCCGCGGACGCCGGCGCCTCGCCCCCGGGAACGTGGTTCCTGGTCTACGCGAAGTCCGTGTGCGGGGACCGCACCTGCGCGCTGCCCGGTGCCACGGTGCTGTGGAACGGCCGCGTCCTGGGCCGCACCGACGCGGCTGGCATGATGGCGCTGCGCACCGACGTGCGCCCCGGGCGGCTCGACAGCCTGGAGGTGGTGGCCCCCGGGCATCTGCGCCGCAAGTACCTGGTGCGCACCGCGCTCAACGACTACACGGTGGACCTGGGCTCGGGCTACTCCTCGTCGGGGGCATGGCCGTACTTCAGCTTCGACCAGGCGGTGCTGCCGCAGATCCCGGACGCCGCGCTGCTGCGCGGAGTGCGGGTGGCGCTGGATCCCATCGGCCCCCGCATGGGCACGGAAACCGCCTCCCTGGAGTTCGGGCCCGACCTGAACTTCCTGGTGGCGCGCACCCTCAAGTCGTATTTGGAATCGGTGGGCGCCGAGGTGCTGCTGACGCGCGGCCTGGGTGACGCCCCGTCCGCCGTGGCGCGGCTGCGCGCGGTGGAAAAGTTCGGGGCCCAGCGGCTGCTGCTGATCGACCACGACGGCGTGCCTTCCATGGGCTACAACCCCGGGAGCAACAACGCCCGCACGTGGTGCGAGGCCCAGGTCCGGGTGTGGGAGGAGATCGGAGGAGGCCGGCGCCCCGCCGTCACCGAGGACGCCCGCTACCTGATGCGGCAGAGTTCGGGCCTGGCGCTGATGGCGCAACTGGGGAGCGTGACCGGCCCGCCGGAGATGCAGTCCGTGCGGGTTCGCCGGGAGGCGCTGGCGCTCTACCAGGGCCTGGTGGCCTCACTGGCCAGCCCGGACCAGCCCGCGGCGGGGCGGATGCGAATGACCTTCGGGCACAACTGGGCCCGCACGGTGGTCCGGGTGGACGAGAACCTGCTCCTGGACCTGGACCGCGACGGCATGGCCACGCTGCCCATCGTGGCCGCGGGCCCGCACCGCGTGGACGCCAACCTGGACGGCGAGGCGGTGTGGGCGGTGGTCCGGGTGGACTCCACCGGCACCTGCCGGGTCTCCGACACGGACCTCCGGCGCTACGGCGAGCATGCCTCGCCCAACGCGGGCCTGCCGGACTTCATCTTCCACCAGCGCTACCCGGAGGAGCTGTCCACGCGCACCCGGCCGGTGCTGGCGGTGCCCCGGGAGACGGGGACGCCCCGGTAGGCGGCTCCATAAGCAGCGCGGGGAGCCGCTGGGCTCCCCGCCGGACACACTCTTCGAAGCACAGCCTAGGGGTTGAACTTCCCGAAGTCCTCCGGATCCAGGTCCTCCAAGTACCGCCGCAGTTCCTCCGCCCGTTGCTCGTCGCTCATCGTCTGCTCCGGCTTCGGGGCCGGCCCGCCCTGCCCCTCCCCCTCGTTCGTCAGCAGCGCGTCGGCCACGAAGATATTGGCCTTGGCCCGCAGCGCCAGCGCGATGGAGTCCGACGGGCGGGCGTCGATGGAGGCGAACTCGCTGTCCCGCTGCAACAGCACCACCGCGAAGAAGGTGTTCTCCCGCAACTCGGAAATCACCACCCGTTCCACGCGGGCGTGCAGGCCCTCGATCACGCTCATCAGCAGGTCGTGCGTGAGCGGCCGGGTGAACTTCTTCCCGGCCAGCTCCAGGGCGATGGCCTTGGCCTCGTTCTCCCCGATCCAGATCGGGAGCACTCGTTCCCCGGACACTTCCTTGAGGATCACCACGGGGCTCTTGGTGCGTTCGTCGATGGCGAGGCCGGTGATCTTCACCTCGACGATGCGGTCGTCCGGCACGTTCCCTACTTTCCGGGTTTCCCCTCGGACTTCCCTGCCGGCGGGGCCGGCAGGCTGTCAGGGAGGTCGAACTGCGGGGCGTTCTTGCGCATGTTCTCCAGCATCCACTGCGCCGACTTCACCAGTTCCGACTTCGGGTAGTTCGTCACCAGCTTCTTGAACTCCTGCTCGGCGCGGTCGTAATCGGACAGTTCCTCGGAGTACACGAACGCGATCATGAACTGGGCCTGGTCGCAGTAGTTGCTGCCGGGATACAGGCTCATCAGTTCCTCGTACATGCGAATGCGGGTCTGCGGGTCGGTGGTCCCCTGGGCCTGGCGGAAGAGCTCGGCCGCGGAGGGCTGGAACAGCGCGCTGTCCCCCACCACCGCCGAGTCCACCTTCCAGCCGAACTTCGCGCGGAGTTCGTCCAGGTGGGCGGTGTAGACGGTGCGAATCTTCTCGCGCTCCAGGCGGCCGCGGATCTGGTCGCGCACCGCGTCGAGCGGCTGGAG
This genomic interval carries:
- a CDS encoding N-acetylmuramoyl-L-alanine amidase, with the translated sequence MSGEPTRRRTVRLRPLLLYGCLALALVLGGCAKGPTPQLPPPLPLPPAQLPPPAPADRSALRDSRIAIDPGHGGVFPGSIGYAGLREADLNLDVSRLLADRLRLAGAAVLLTRDSDTDFVGRDSTRLRDDLEARAQKANAFSPDVFLSIHHNADALRDSSRNAVETYYRMSDAGPSVDVGSRSHRQLADRQGIARAELIPGNYYVLRRSTASAAVLGEASYLSNPSNEQRLLRPERRALEAGAYFTGLVEYFRSGVPRLKAMDPPSATLDTLPAALTAEIEDGPDGAQLDPSSVQAVLDDVPTRNAVVERLSASGRADSADTSAPVPGRLRVSVALPPNLSNGPHSWSVQARNLNGNALPSRDRSFELREPVASLGVRTVPPSIQLLGHSGGDMFEVVVEGSDARGLPVEGVEGRLSLSNGWFVLPDGEFVRDPIPFRLSGGVFRAVVRLSAHGSRDVEIAARTGGLVARAADAGASPPGTWFLVYAKSVCGDRTCALPGATVLWNGRVLGRTDAAGMMALRTDVRPGRLDSLEVVAPGHLRRKYLVRTALNDYTVDLGSGYSSSGAWPYFSFDQAVLPQIPDAALLRGVRVALDPIGPRMGTETASLEFGPDLNFLVARTLKSYLESVGAEVLLTRGLGDAPSAVARLRAVEKFGAQRLLLIDHDGVPSMGYNPGSNNARTWCEAQVRVWEEIGGGRRPAVTEDARYLMRQSSGLALMAQLGSVTGPPEMQSVRVRREALALYQGLVASLASPDQPAAGRMRMTFGHNWARTVVRVDENLLLDLDRDGMATLPIVAAGPHRVDANLDGEAVWAVVRVDSTGTCRVSDTDLRRYGEHASPNAGLPDFIFHQRYPEELSTRTRPVLAVPRETGTPR
- a CDS encoding bifunctional nuclease family protein, which encodes MVEVKITGLAIDERTKSPVVILKEVSGERVLPIWIGENEAKAIALELAGKKFTRPLTHDLLMSVIEGLHARVERVVISELRENTFFAVVLLQRDSEFASIDARPSDSIALALRAKANIFVADALLTNEGEGQGGPAPKPEQTMSDEQRAEELRRYLEDLDPEDFGKFNP